The Actinomadura graeca nucleotide sequence ACGGCGGCGCCGGCCACGGGCGTCCCGAGGATCGGGGCGCCGCCGGGACCCATGGGCGTGTTCGCTGGGATGGCCGAGGTGGTCATCGGGCGACCTCGAGGTTGTAGGTGGCCTGGTAGAGCTGGACGGGTACGGTCTCGTCCGGGATGCCGGCGGCGTCGAGCGCCTGCCCGAACCTGATCGCCTCCTCGTCGAACAGCATCCCGATGCGGCTGCGCAGGTCGGCGCGGGCCTTGGCGCCCATGCCGCGCAGCGACTCCGCGCCGAACAGGGCCTTCAGCAGCCGCTGCGGGACGGCGCTGTTGCCGCCCTCGACGGCGACGTCGGACGTGCCGTAGCCGAGCAGGCCGATCATCAGGACGAGGGAGACCGCCTCGGTGTCGAACGAGACGAGCTTGGCGACCGAGCGTTTGGTCACCCCCTCGGTGCGGATCAGCTCCTGGACGTGGTCCTGCCAGGAGCTGACCGCGCGGGTGACGCGCCGGGACAGCTCCGGGGAGACGCCGCCGAGCGCCGCGGCGGGGCCCGCCATGACCTCGCCGCCGGCGGGGTGCTCGCGCCAGCGGGCGAGGACCTGCTCGGCGCCGTGCTCGGCGGACGCGAGGATCAGCGATTCGAGGCTGCTGCGCAGTGCGGCCTTGAGCGCGCGCACACGGGCGGGGCTGCGGTGGCGGCGGCTGGCGGACCGTCCGCGGCGCGGGCGCTGGACGTGCAGGGCCCGCAGCAGATCGCCCGTACCGGCGAAGTCCTGCCAGCGGGCGAGGACCTCGCCGCGCAGCAGGGACCCGTTGCGGGTGGCCTCGTCCAGCTCGGCGAGAACGGTGGCGTAGGCGGTCTCGACCTGGCGGGCCAGGTCGGCGCGCTGCTCCACCTGCGCCTCGACGTGCCGGGCGACCTCCGGGACGCGGGTGCGGAGGCTGTCGAGGACGCCGACGAGGGTGTCGCTGACGATGATCTCGCGGTCCTCGGTGTCCTCGGCGACGCCGACGAGCCAGGCGCGGATGTCCTCGACGGCCTCCTCGGGGAGACGGCTGTCCTCGACGCGGGTCTCGGGGACGGTGAAGCGCCGCGCCTCGCCGACCTCGTGCTCGTCGAGCATCTCGCCGAAGTGCCGGACGACCTCGGCGCCGCCCCAGCCGGTCTCGCCCGAGCGGTCGCCGGGGCCCTCACTCTGCGGGATGCGGGACAGCACGACGCCGATGGTGGCGCCGTTCTCCCTGGCCCGCTGGAGCATCTGCCACACCTGGGCGTCGGCGTACCGGGCGGCGGTGGTGACGCACAGCCACAGGTCGGCGGCCGCCATCAGCTTGGTGGCGAACTCGTAGTGGTCCTCGAAGACGGAGTCGAAGTCGGGGCTGTCGAGCAGCGCGAGCCCGGGCGGCAGGACGTCGCTGCTGATGACGACGAGCTGGTCACCGGCGATGGCGTCGGGGGCGGGCCCGCGGACGCGGCCCATGCCGGGCAGCAGCGGCCCCTCCAGGAACCAGTCGGCGTGGTCGGGGTGGCAGACGAGGATCGGGCTGCTGGTGGTGGGGCGGAGCACGCCGGTGGCGCTGACGCGGGACCCCACGAGCGTGTTGACCAGCGTCGACTTGCCCGCGCCGGTGGACCCGCCGAGCACCACGAGCATGGGCGCGCCGGCCGCCTGCACGCGCGGGAGGACGTAGTCCTCCAGCTGGCCCCGCAGTTCGGAGCGGGCCTCGCGCGCCTCCTCGACGTCCGGGACGTCCAGGACGAAGTCGAAGGCGCCGAGCTGCTCGCGGAGGGTGGTGAGCGCGCGGATCAGCTCGCCCTGCCGCACCGTCCCGCCGCGGTGGGCGCCGATCTTCGCGGGCCCGGAGCGGGCGGTGCGGCGGTGCCTGGCACGCTCGGACGTCCCCGCCGCCTTGTCGGCCTCGGTGCGTGCGGCGCTGTGCTTCCCGGGCGTGGACCTTCCCGCCGCCGATCCCTCCGGCTTCGCCGCGGCGGGCTCCTGACCGGTGGCCGCGGGCTTCACCGGCTCGGGGCGTTTCGCGGCGGGCGCTCCGGACGCGGGTTTCGCCGCCCCGGCCTTCGCCGCCCCGGCCTTCGGGGTCGCGGGCTCGGGCTTCGCGGGCTCGGAAGGCCCCGTCCCCGACCCGGCGGACGCGGCCTTCGCCGCTCCGGACCTGCCGGACCTCGCCGCCCCGCCCGCGGGCTTCGCGGGCTCGGCGCCTCCGGACTCCGGCTCGCCGGACGCGGCCTTCGCGGCCCGGGACCTGCCGGTCCTCGGCGCGGCGGGACCGCCCGCATCGGTCTCCTCCGCTGCGGGCTTCGCCGCCTTCGGGGCGGCGGGCTCCGGCCGTCCCGCGGGGTCCGGCTTCCCGGGCTCGGGCGTCCCCGCCGCGGGCTTGCCCGCCTGGGGCTTCCCGGGCGCGGCCTTCCGGGCCCGGGACGTCCGGGCCCGGGGCTTCGGGGCCTCGGGCTTCCCGGGTTCGGTGTCTCTGGGCTCGTTTCCGGGCATCGCGCCACCACCGGGCGCGTCGTCGCCGGGGACCGCGGGGTCGTGGGCCCCGCCTCCCGGGCCGGCGCCCGCCTCCTCATCGTGAACCGCGCTCTGCTCTGCCGGGGGTGTCACGGATCCCGTCCCATGTCGGCTCGAATCATGTCGATCTCTCGTGCCACGTCGACCACGTCACCGACGACCACGATCGCCGGGGGCCGGACCCCCCCGGCGGCCATCGCGTCGGCCACCGTTCCCAGCGTCGCCGTGAGCGTCCGCTGGCCTGGAAGGGTACCGTCCTGGATCACGGCGACCGGCGTGTCGGACGACCGACCATAGCGTATGAGGGCCGGTGCGATCAGCGCCATCCGTTCGACGGCCATGAGCAGGACGAGCGTGCCGTTCGCGCGTCCGAGGGCCTCCCAGTCCACGGTGGACTCGGCGTGGCCCGGCGGGACGTGCGCGGAGACGACGTGGAACTCCTGCGCGACGCCCCGGTGGGTGACCGGGATCCCGGCGGCCGACGGCACGGCGACGGCGCTGGTGATCCCGGGGACGACCGTCACGGGAATGCCGTGCCGGGCGCAGTGCAGGGCCTCCTCGCCGCCGCGCCCGAACACGAACGGGTCACCGCCCTTGAGCCGGACGACGAACTTGCCCTGCCGCGCCTGCTCGACGAGGTGGTCGTTGATGCGCTCCTGCGTGACGGTCCGGCCGTAGGGGATCTTGGCCGCGTCGATCACCTCGACGTCGTCGGCGAGCTCGTCCAGCAGCGGGCCGGGCGCGAGCCGGTCGGTGACGACGACGTCGGCCATGGCGAGCAGCTGCCGCCCGCGGACGGTGATGAGCCCGGCGTCGCCGGGGCCGCCACCGACGAGGGCGACGCCCGCGGGCTTGCGCCGCGAGTGCCGGGACTCCAGGGCCCCGTCGCGGAGCCCGTCGACCACGGCGTCGCGGATGCCCGCGGCGCGGCGGGGGTCGCCGCCGAGCAGGACCCCGACGGTGACGTCGCCCGCCTGGCCGCTCGCGGGCGTCCACGCGGGGGACGACTCGGCGTCGTCGGCGCGGACGGCCCAGATCCGGGCGGCGTCGGCCTCGGCGACCACGTCCCCGTTGACCTTGGCGTTGTCGGTGACGGCCTGCACGAGCCACGCGCCGGCGCAGTCGCCCCGCCTGTAGGGCCGCCGGTGCCAGCGGACCCGCCCGGCGTCGATCAGCCCCTCCAGCGAGGCGGTGACCTCGGGCGAGACGAGCACGACGTCCGCACCGGCGGCCAGCAGCGCGGGCACGCGGCGCTGGGCGACCCGGCCCCCGCCGACGACGAGGACGCGTCGCCCGCCGAGTCGCAGACCTAGCAGGTACGGGGGCACGTGGTGATTCTCACGATCGGATGATCAAGGCGGCGCGCGGACGCCGGTGACGGACATCTGTCTTCGCGGAACAACGGTACTCGGGTTGGGGAGTTCATGGAGAGGGCCTCTGGCCAGTCGATAGCCGAGCGTGACTCATTCCGTGATCACGTCGTTACCGTCCCCGGATTCCTTGCCGCTGACACCGGCCGAGTCGAACGTGGCCACCTCGTGCAGGACCCGCACCGCCCCCTGGACCAGCGGCAACGCCATCAGCGCGCCCGTCCCCTCGCCCAGCCGGAGCTCCAGGTCGATCAGCGGGCGCAGGCCGAGCGCCGCGAGGGCGGCGGCGTGGCCGGGTTCGGCGGAGCGGTGCCCGGCCACGCAGGCGGCGAGGACGTCGGGGCACAGCGCCGCGGCGGCGAGGGCGGCGGAGCCCGCGATCACCCCGTCCAGGACGACCGGGACGCGCAGCGCCGCCGCACCGAGGACGAAACCGGCGATGGCGGCGTGTTCCAGCCCGCCGACCGCCGCGAGCACCTCCAGCGCCTCTCGCCGGGAGACGGCGGGTGGGGCGCCTGCCTCCGGCGGGTCGCCGGGGAGGAGCCCGTGGAGGGCGAGCGCGGTGCGGACGACCTCGATCTTGCGGGCGTGGGTGGCGTCGTCGATGCCGGTGCCGCGGCCGGTGACCTGCTCGGGCGGCAGCCCGGTGAAGGCGGCGACCAGGGCGGCGGACGCGGTGGTGTTGGCGATCCCCATGTCGCCGGTGACCAGGCAGCGGGCGCCGGCGGAGACCAGGTCGCGGGCCACCTCGATGCCGGTCTCGACGGCGCGGCGGGCCTCGTCCGCGGTCATCGCGGGGCCGCGCGTCATGTCGGCGGTGCCCGCTGCGACCTTGCGCGGCAGGAGGCCGGGCGCCGCGTCCAGCTCGGCGGCGACACCGACGTCGACGACGCTGACCTCGGCCCCGACCTGCGCCGCGAACGCGTTGACGACCGCGCCTCCGGCAAGGAAGTTGGCCACCATCTGCGCGGTGACCTCCTGTGGCCAGGGGGTCACGCCCTGGGCGTGGACGCCGTGGTCGGCGGCGAAGACGGCCACGGCGGCGGGTTCGGGCAGCGGCGGCGGGCACTGGCCGGCCAGCCCGGCGAGCCGCGCGGACACCTCCTCCAGGACGCCGAGGGAGCCCGGCGGCTTGGTGAGGCGGGCCTGGTGGTTGCGGGCGTCCCGGACGGCGGTCGCGTCGGGCGGCCCGATCGCGGCGGCGGTCTGCTCTAGCAGGTTCACGGTGTCCTCCCCGGGCAGCCCACGCCGCCCATACTCCTCTTCGTGCACCGCCCAGGCGAGGGGACGGCGGCGGGCCCAGCCGGTCAGCGCGAGGACCGGCGCGGGCGGGAACGCCGCCACGTGCCCGGCGCACAGGTAGGCGACGATCTCGACGTGCGCGGGGAGGCCCAGCTCGGCGGCCAGCTCCCGTTCGTCGAAGAAGCTCACCCAGCCCACGCCGAGCCCCTCGGCGCGTGCGGCGAGCCACAGGTTCTCGACCGCGCAGGCCACCGAGTAGTGCGCCGTCCGGGGCTGGACGTGGCGTCCGAGCGGGTTCCTTCCGCCCCGGGTGGGGTCGCAGGTGACGACGATGCTGACCGGCGCCTCGCGGATGGCCTCGACCTTGAGCCCGTCGAAGCGGGCGGCGCGCGCGGGCGGCAGCGTGGACGCGTACGAGGCCCGTTGCCGTTCGGCCAGTGCGCGGAGGCGTTCCCGCTTGGCCGCGTCCCGGATGATGAGGAAGTCCCAGGGTTGGGTCAGTCCGACCGATGGGGCCCTGTGGGCGGCCTCCAGGACGCGGGTCAGGACGGAGTGGTCCACGGGCTCGGGTAGGAATCCCTCTCGCATGTCGCGCCGCTCGGCGATGACCCGGTAGACCGCTTCCCGGTCGGGTGTGTCCCAGGGTGGGCTGGACACCGAGTTCGTAGGTGCCGAGCCGCTAGATCCCGAGTTCACCGAGCACCCTCAGGAGCGCGTCGTTGGACGCGCGGTCGCGCACGGCGATCCGCAGCCAGTCCTTTCCGAGGCCGG carries:
- a CDS encoding AAA family ATPase codes for the protein MPGNEPRDTEPGKPEAPKPRARTSRARKAAPGKPQAGKPAAGTPEPGKPDPAGRPEPAAPKAAKPAAEETDAGGPAAPRTGRSRAAKAASGEPESGGAEPAKPAGGAARSGRSGAAKAASAGSGTGPSEPAKPEPATPKAGAAKAGAAKPASGAPAAKRPEPVKPAATGQEPAAAKPEGSAAGRSTPGKHSAARTEADKAAGTSERARHRRTARSGPAKIGAHRGGTVRQGELIRALTTLREQLGAFDFVLDVPDVEEAREARSELRGQLEDYVLPRVQAAGAPMLVVLGGSTGAGKSTLVNTLVGSRVSATGVLRPTTSSPILVCHPDHADWFLEGPLLPGMGRVRGPAPDAIAGDQLVVISSDVLPPGLALLDSPDFDSVFEDHYEFATKLMAAADLWLCVTTAARYADAQVWQMLQRARENGATIGVVLSRIPQSEGPGDRSGETGWGGAEVVRHFGEMLDEHEVGEARRFTVPETRVEDSRLPEEAVEDIRAWLVGVAEDTEDREIIVSDTLVGVLDSLRTRVPEVARHVEAQVEQRADLARQVETAYATVLAELDEATRNGSLLRGEVLARWQDFAGTGDLLRALHVQRPRRGRSASRRHRSPARVRALKAALRSSLESLILASAEHGAEQVLARWREHPAGGEVMAGPAAALGGVSPELSRRVTRAVSSWQDHVQELIRTEGVTKRSVAKLVSFDTEAVSLVLMIGLLGYGTSDVAVEGGNSAVPQRLLKALFGAESLRGMGAKARADLRSRIGMLFDEEAIRFGQALDAAGIPDETVPVQLYQATYNLEVAR
- the cobA gene encoding uroporphyrinogen-III C-methyltransferase; the protein is MPPYLLGLRLGGRRVLVVGGGRVAQRRVPALLAAGADVVLVSPEVTASLEGLIDAGRVRWHRRPYRRGDCAGAWLVQAVTDNAKVNGDVVAEADAARIWAVRADDAESSPAWTPASGQAGDVTVGVLLGGDPRRAAGIRDAVVDGLRDGALESRHSRRKPAGVALVGGGPGDAGLITVRGRQLLAMADVVVTDRLAPGPLLDELADDVEVIDAAKIPYGRTVTQERINDHLVEQARQGKFVVRLKGGDPFVFGRGGEEALHCARHGIPVTVVPGITSAVAVPSAAGIPVTHRGVAQEFHVVSAHVPPGHAESTVDWEALGRANGTLVLLMAVERMALIAPALIRYGRSSDTPVAVIQDGTLPGQRTLTATLGTVADAMAAGGVRPPAIVVVGDVVDVAREIDMIRADMGRDP
- the cobT gene encoding nicotinate-nucleotide--dimethylbenzimidazole phosphoribosyltransferase, with the protein product MSSPPWDTPDREAVYRVIAERRDMREGFLPEPVDHSVLTRVLEAAHRAPSVGLTQPWDFLIIRDAAKRERLRALAERQRASYASTLPPARAARFDGLKVEAIREAPVSIVVTCDPTRGGRNPLGRHVQPRTAHYSVACAVENLWLAARAEGLGVGWVSFFDERELAAELGLPAHVEIVAYLCAGHVAAFPPAPVLALTGWARRRPLAWAVHEEEYGRRGLPGEDTVNLLEQTAAAIGPPDATAVRDARNHQARLTKPPGSLGVLEEVSARLAGLAGQCPPPLPEPAAVAVFAADHGVHAQGVTPWPQEVTAQMVANFLAGGAVVNAFAAQVGAEVSVVDVGVAAELDAAPGLLPRKVAAGTADMTRGPAMTADEARRAVETGIEVARDLVSAGARCLVTGDMGIANTTASAALVAAFTGLPPEQVTGRGTGIDDATHARKIEVVRTALALHGLLPGDPPEAGAPPAVSRREALEVLAAVGGLEHAAIAGFVLGAAALRVPVVLDGVIAGSAALAAAALCPDVLAACVAGHRSAEPGHAAALAALGLRPLIDLELRLGEGTGALMALPLVQGAVRVLHEVATFDSAGVSGKESGDGNDVITE